One window from the genome of Synergistetes bacterium HGW-Synergistetes-1 encodes:
- a CDS encoding cobalt ABC transporter ATP-binding protein: MLKVFEIENICYSYPDGTKALNDLSFSVYEGEILGIAGANGSGKSTLLMLMMGCLSPLHGKIIYEGEKLSKEKLMIMRRATGILFQDPDDQLFLPTVWEDVAFGPRNLGLTEEEVASRVKSALRDTGIEVLANKAPWKLSGGEKTLAALAGLFAMRPKTLLLDEPTSGLDPKSRRELINIIGRTKITAVIATHDLDMVMDVCQRVVIMKNGTIESDGKVPGILTDRKFMASCGLEIPLSLTSRFS; the protein is encoded by the coding sequence ATTTTGAAGGTTTTTGAAATCGAAAATATCTGCTATTCTTACCCGGATGGAACGAAAGCGCTGAACGATCTTTCTTTTTCAGTATATGAGGGAGAGATACTGGGCATAGCGGGTGCGAACGGTTCCGGAAAATCGACGCTTCTTATGCTGATGATGGGCTGTCTCTCTCCTTTACACGGAAAGATAATTTATGAAGGAGAGAAACTCAGCAAAGAGAAACTAATGATCATGAGGCGTGCGACGGGAATTCTCTTCCAGGATCCTGACGATCAGCTTTTTCTCCCTACCGTATGGGAGGATGTTGCCTTTGGCCCTCGAAACCTCGGCCTGACCGAGGAAGAAGTGGCGTCAAGAGTTAAAAGCGCACTGCGTGATACCGGAATAGAGGTGCTTGCAAATAAGGCGCCATGGAAATTATCAGGTGGCGAAAAAACACTTGCTGCACTGGCAGGTCTTTTTGCAATGAGGCCCAAAACTCTGCTGCTTGACGAGCCGACTTCAGGACTGGACCCTAAAAGCAGGCGTGAACTGATAAATATAATAGGCAGGACAAAAATTACCGCTGTCATTGCCACGCATGACCTGGACATGGTGATGGATGTCTGCCAAAGGGTAGTTATTATGAAAAACGGGACCATTGAAAGTGATGGAAAGGTACCAGGAATTCTTACAGATCGAAAGTTTATGGCATCGTGCGGACTTGAAATACCTCTCAGCCTTACGAGCCGTTTCAGTTAG
- a CDS encoding dicarboxylate/amino acid:cation symporter: MQEKKQMPLIWKIAIGFVIGIVLGFVIGPMQQSSTFISNFLIPLLDLIGKIFLGLLKMLIVPLVFASIITGAASIGDPKVLGRIGVKTIVLYLSTTVVAIIFGLILGNIIQPGVGLSIEGAAGEAKAAAGMVDVLLGIVPSNPLQALVSGSMLQIIVFALFLGVSATLIGEKGKIFLQFTESLAETMYKMTGIVMKFAPLGIFALIAVTAAKYGPAVLAPFAKVIFAVYLGCFLQAVFVYSSLITVFVKKSPLWFFNGVKEAMLAAFVTRSSSGVLPISMRNVQENLGVSEKVSSFVLPLGATINMDGTALYQGVCALFVAQAFGIPLSIGAQVGILLTATLASIGTAGVPGAGLIMLSMVLTSAGLPIEGIGLVAGIDAVLDMARTSINVTGDMCVSAVVARSEGEKF, from the coding sequence ATGCAGGAGAAAAAACAGATGCCCCTTATCTGGAAGATAGCCATCGGGTTCGTAATTGGTATCGTTTTAGGGTTCGTAATTGGCCCGATGCAGCAATCAAGTACCTTCATCTCAAATTTCCTTATCCCCCTTCTTGACCTCATTGGTAAAATCTTCCTCGGACTCTTGAAAATGCTCATCGTTCCCCTTGTTTTTGCCAGCATCATCACAGGTGCGGCATCGATAGGAGACCCTAAAGTTCTGGGTCGCATTGGAGTAAAGACGATCGTTCTCTATCTATCTACAACTGTTGTAGCGATAATCTTCGGTCTGATCCTCGGCAATATCATCCAGCCCGGAGTGGGACTCAGTATTGAAGGCGCTGCAGGAGAAGCAAAGGCAGCGGCCGGCATGGTCGATGTCCTTCTCGGCATAGTCCCGTCAAATCCGTTGCAAGCCCTTGTCAGCGGTTCAATGCTTCAGATCATCGTATTTGCCCTCTTCCTTGGAGTATCTGCTACCCTAATAGGGGAAAAAGGAAAGATATTCCTTCAGTTCACTGAATCCCTGGCTGAGACGATGTACAAAATGACCGGGATCGTCATGAAATTTGCACCCCTCGGCATCTTTGCACTCATCGCCGTTACTGCGGCAAAGTATGGCCCTGCAGTCCTTGCTCCATTTGCGAAGGTCATATTCGCGGTATATCTTGGCTGTTTCCTCCAGGCTGTTTTCGTATACTCAAGCCTGATCACGGTTTTCGTCAAGAAATCACCGCTCTGGTTCTTCAACGGAGTTAAAGAAGCGATGCTCGCAGCTTTCGTAACACGTTCAAGCTCCGGAGTTCTCCCCATCTCAATGAGAAACGTCCAGGAAAACCTCGGAGTATCAGAAAAAGTTTCGTCGTTTGTCCTCCCATTGGGAGCCACGATCAACATGGACGGAACCGCCCTTTATCAGGGCGTCTGCGCTCTCTTCGTTGCACAGGCATTCGGAATTCCTCTCTCTATAGGTGCACAGGTCGGCATCCTCCTCACAGCGACCCTGGCCTCAATTGGTACAGCAGGCGTTCCCGGAGCAGGACTGATCATGCTTTCCATGGTCCTCACCTCTGCCGGTCTCCCTATTGAGGGTATCGGACTTGTAGCAGGTATCGACGCAGTCCTCGACATGGCCCGCACCTCCATCAACGTCACAGGCGACATGTGCGTCTCGGCAGTTGTTGCCAGGTCTGAAGGAGAGAAATTCTAA
- a CDS encoding cobalamin biosynthesis protein CbiM, translated as MHMADVLVSPAVGGVFWIVSAYLTAKSSAVLKKSDDTGKTALMGVLAAFVFASQMINFSIPGTGSSGHIGGGLLLSIFLGPERAFLSMVSILAVQALFFADGGLLALGCNIFNMGFFPCFIAYPFIYKKLSEKIGGTKGIFWGSLIASIAGLTMGAFFVVLQTAFSGITSLPVNIFLLLMLPIHFAIGAVEGFATAMVVIYVYSKMPGVLTELETESRHKEMKRAVAVFALLALVTGGLFAWYVSSSPDGLEWSIEGVAGSSELEAPRSLLHSFSALIQERFAPLPDYAFKNKATSENMGTTVSGLVGSIITLTLALALGMFFRKRNGRP; from the coding sequence GTGCATATGGCCGACGTACTTGTTTCTCCTGCAGTTGGCGGTGTTTTTTGGATTGTCAGCGCGTATTTGACAGCAAAAAGTTCTGCCGTATTGAAAAAAAGTGATGATACAGGCAAGACTGCATTGATGGGCGTGCTTGCCGCCTTTGTATTCGCGTCACAGATGATTAATTTTTCTATCCCTGGGACCGGATCAAGCGGGCACATAGGAGGAGGACTGCTGCTGTCCATATTCCTGGGTCCTGAACGGGCATTCCTTTCAATGGTATCGATACTGGCAGTACAGGCACTCTTCTTTGCGGACGGTGGGCTGCTGGCATTAGGGTGCAACATTTTCAACATGGGATTTTTCCCCTGCTTCATTGCCTATCCATTTATTTATAAAAAATTATCCGAGAAGATAGGCGGAACCAAAGGAATATTCTGGGGTTCGCTAATTGCTTCAATAGCAGGCCTTACCATGGGAGCATTCTTTGTTGTTCTTCAGACTGCGTTTTCAGGGATCACTTCTCTTCCTGTAAATATTTTCCTGCTTCTGATGCTTCCCATACACTTTGCAATAGGTGCGGTGGAGGGCTTTGCTACAGCTATGGTCGTAATTTATGTATATTCAAAAATGCCTGGGGTGCTGACTGAGTTGGAGACTGAGAGTCGTCATAAGGAAATGAAACGGGCGGTCGCAGTTTTTGCCCTGCTTGCCCTCGTGACCGGCGGACTTTTTGCATGGTACGTATCTTCTTCTCCCGACGGACTCGAATGGTCGATAGAGGGTGTTGCAGGTAGTTCAGAATTAGAGGCTCCGCGGTCATTACTTCATTCTTTCTCAGCTTTGATCCAGGAACGGTTTGCTCCGTTACCTGATTATGCCTTTAAAAACAAAGCAACTTCCGAAAATATGGGTACAACAGTTTCAGGCTTAGTGGGAAGTATTATAACCCTGACACTTGCTCTTGCCCTGGGAATGTTCTTTAGAAAAAGAAATGGCCGGCCGTGA